The following proteins are co-located in the Bacillus pumilus genome:
- the ysxE gene encoding spore coat protein YsxE, which yields MDEIQSVLYEYGLEAEYIEPVSPAVVKVYTKQGVFALKRVKANRQMQFTEQMLELESKGYRSFVPIYRTKSGSFFSSHRESQYAYYLMPWLTNEKREEQDDKHEYLFQEIARLHKRTEVMMDITEQEIEAHYTQIKAKWETEKDMYERFIERAEQTWYMSPFELAAAMYFSEAMSASEFALERLEDWHEEMKDQETTRVVLNHGQLSIHHFLYNDVGTGHFTNFERSKKAAPIYDLLTFYFRTFKTYPTSCPECTSLFYTYQKGNPLREEELHLFLSYLAYPQGLFDTVKAYEAGGQDEMESCQQLLRAYWQMKNSEPTVMKIHEIEQARRLEEEQNASSSAE from the coding sequence GTGGATGAAATTCAATCTGTCCTATACGAATACGGGCTTGAGGCTGAATACATTGAACCTGTCAGTCCTGCTGTCGTCAAGGTGTATACAAAGCAGGGTGTATTTGCACTAAAGCGAGTAAAAGCAAATCGACAAATGCAGTTTACAGAGCAAATGCTTGAATTAGAATCAAAAGGATATCGCTCCTTTGTGCCGATTTATCGGACGAAGAGCGGTTCCTTTTTCTCAAGTCATCGGGAAAGCCAGTACGCATATTATCTCATGCCATGGCTGACGAATGAAAAGAGAGAAGAGCAGGACGATAAACATGAATATTTATTTCAAGAGATTGCAAGACTTCATAAACGAACTGAAGTGATGATGGACATCACAGAGCAAGAAATTGAAGCTCACTACACACAAATCAAGGCCAAATGGGAAACAGAGAAAGACATGTATGAACGATTCATAGAGCGGGCAGAGCAAACTTGGTATATGTCGCCATTTGAGCTGGCCGCTGCTATGTATTTTTCAGAAGCTATGTCTGCCAGTGAATTTGCGCTTGAACGATTAGAGGATTGGCACGAGGAAATGAAAGATCAAGAGACAACACGTGTTGTGTTAAATCATGGACAATTATCGATCCATCACTTTTTGTATAATGATGTAGGAACAGGACATTTCACCAACTTTGAGCGGTCCAAAAAGGCCGCCCCCATTTATGACCTTCTGACCTTTTACTTTCGGACATTCAAAACCTATCCTACGTCTTGTCCTGAATGCACTTCCTTGTTTTATACGTATCAAAAAGGAAATCCTCTTCGGGAGGAAGAGCTTCATTTGTTCTTAAGCTACCTTGCTTATCCGCAAGGTCTGTTTGATACGGTGAAAGCCTATGAAGCAGGCGGGCAGGATGAGATGGAAAGCTGTCAGCAGCTATTAAGAGCGTATTGGCAAATGAAAAATTCAGAGCCGACCGTCATGAAGATTCACGAGATTGAGCAGGCTAGACGCCTTGAAGAAGAACAAAACGCCTCGTCATCAGCAGAATGA